From the genome of Impatiens glandulifera chromosome 9, dImpGla2.1, whole genome shotgun sequence, one region includes:
- the LOC124913966 gene encoding probable LRR receptor-like serine/threonine-protein kinase At1g07650: MKLLRIYVLTVTVAICFFITVHGTAVLPTSEVETLKQIGRTLGNDNWDFSVDPCSGESGWNVSITDNAVICNCSFSNNTTCHVVSM, from the exons ATGAAGTTGCTCAGAATCTATGTTCTAACAGTAACAGTGGCTATATGTTTCTTTATTACTGTCCATGGAACTGCTGTTTTGCCTACTAGTGAAG TGGAGACTCTGAAGCAAATTGGAAGGACATTAGGAAACGATAATTGGGATTTCAGCGTGGATCCGTGTAGTGGAGAATCGGGTTGGAATGTGTCAATAACAGATAATGCAGTAATATGTAATTGTTCATTCTCCAACAATACCACCTGTCACGTTGTGAGCATGTAA